A segment of the Arachis hypogaea cultivar Tifrunner chromosome 5, arahy.Tifrunner.gnm2.J5K5, whole genome shotgun sequence genome:
ccattattgttatttatttctAAATTATTGTTGCAATCGTACAAATAGATTTACTCAAATTAGGGATTGATTCAGAATTTTAAAGTAAAGACTTTAGCCAAGTTCATACATATTTCAATGTTAGATTATGAATTAAGGGAAAAAAACATAGTAATATTTCAAAAACGGTGTCTCATTAATAAATTACCTAAAGAAATTTCAGataacaatgtaaaaaaaaaattgtaaaatcaaCTTGTCATGGAAATTACTTACTTAGTACATTACTTTTACGGTCATTGAAATTTGATATGAAATAAAACACTTTTTACTTTGGAAATAGTGCATTGCATTTTCTATGTATAAATAATAGGAgaattgatattgtaaaagttcaTTTCTAAGTGAGAAAAAAGGATATAATATATGATGTTCATGAAGAATTTGGGGATTTGGATTTGGGTTTGGGGCAGCTTTATTAGATCCAAAAGATTTTTATTAGTGGGCCTACGAAATATATACGTGGGCACCTCTATTCATATATCGAGTATCTTCATTCAAATTGCAGTCTTGCTAAATGAGTCTTGCATTCCATCCGCTCTctattttgttgttgttatttattTGTAGTTTTAGGGAGttatttagataaaaatattaaaaatgtttttttaaagatatttttttaaaaaattaaaatttaatatataattaattaaattatattatttttattaaaattagactaaACAAAttagtttaacaaaaaattaataaattaaattttaaactagtataaattaatattttttataaaaaattattacaatatctctattataaaacataactaaaatatctctattatattatattatatatatatatatatatatatatatatatatataattctaagtCTATAACGATAGAAAAGAAAAGgactagaatttaggatttttaaaattaatatatataataagagtattttagtttttttatataatagaaatattgtagtcattttttataaagaataatattaatttagacaaattcaaaatttgattcactatttttcagttaaattaatttgtctgacttaattttgacaaaaataacataatttaagtaattatatgtgttaaattttgattattacaaaatatctttaaaaaaaagacattttctaCAACTTTATAGAAACATCCCCTTTCATTAAAATATGGAAGATATTTACAAATACTAATaagaaatgattttttttattaaatcaatcaataaattaataatataaaacaaaacTATGAAATCcgtatcataaaaaaattttattgtttttttattaacATCACAATCtaaatagtaatttatttttgaagtattcctatcatattttttaattttagaacttactttttctttttacttaagTATTAATAAAAACTCATTCTTCCTATTAtgcatgaagaaaaaataaacataaacttaaatagatattttatcaagaaatttaaaatacaagtatttaaaataaaaataaatataaacttaatattatgtaatatttaaaatttttaaattttttatacaatTAAAGATTAATTTGAGTTCTTactgtttattttaataaaaaaaaaacacagttATAAGCTTGGCcatatttactttattttttttgttttttttttgtctatacTATCAACAGATTTAAAGAGCCATTGTGGTTAAGAAAATCAacataaaagaatatatattacatgaacaaaaaaataaaacatatataaattAGAATGCTTAAGACgtttttttatttgattgtttGTATCTGATTAAAAAGTATGTTGACTTCATGCATTTAATGGTTGttattttttgacaaatttattaagggttaaaaattttttttttaatcagttTTTGTTTTTGAGTGAATGAAATGGTTGAAAAAATCTTTGgtatacatataaatattttttgtcttaATTCTTGTAAAATTATATGCTGGCCTCTAAAAATCATTCATTATGATAAATTTTATCACTATCACTTGATAGTTAGAAAAACATGTAATTTTATGAATTATTATTATACATCTAATGTGATAGTTTTTTTATTATctgaatattaatataatatataattttatttaagatattttagttatattttaatattttttatttaaaaattttgacaataGATTTCGTGTAACTGCATATGTGATTACGCTAGTATATACGATGATGTGTTATTGATGAGGCTACATGCCATCTCTCTTTTCGGTGGTTTTGTTATGGCTTAGTTTGAAttagtttgtttaatttattttgggAATGTTGTTTTGTTTTGATTTGGATGTTGTTGTGTTGTAGCTGCTCGCCTCACCCGCTAACTTTGTGAGTGTTGTAActtgaaacaataaaaaaaatttataaattttaatatttgaattcaaatttgTGAATAATAACGataaaatatagataaattattACGTACAAttataagattttgaattttattattatataaatcttCTCtttgaatataaatatttaaattttttattgtattttactttttttaataattttattatatttaattaaatttgatcACGGTTTAACTACAGTTGGATTACTAAATTAGTTATTCAAtcgatttattaattaattttatttttataatcttaaattttatatttaaatatttcatataaaaataatttttatttaacaattatgtttaaatataataatataaaaatatttatttaattatttaatatattaaaatattttttaaataaaaaataatataaattatattttttttaaaattttttatttttttaatatttttatttttactattaaaattgTCATgcttagaaataaaaaattctaacaacttAATGCATTCaaacttttaaaatgttttttgaTTACAAAAAAGTGTTTTACAGGAACGACGAGGCGTTCTGGGTTGGGATCAACGACGGCCCTGCACTGCCAATACTAAGTCTATTGAGTGATTGAGGGTTTATCGGCCAAATGCTGTTGCCAGCTTCGTTGATGTCTCTTTCTCACCCTAAGACTGAGGTTGGATACTTGGTTCCCCTGAATCATAATTTGGAGGAAAACCCTTCAGTTCCCAAGTTACCCATCTCCCATGGCACTAACCTCATTGGCCGCGCCAacattcctcttcctcttcccgACAAGAGGCTTAGCCGTAACCACATCACTTTAACTGCTTCTTCCGACGGATCTGCTCATCTGCTTGTGGTATTCCTTATTCCTACTAACTTTTCTTTCATGGATTCgtcatttttttttcatgttcGTGTTGCTGACGCAGGAGGGTACGAATCCAGTCGTTGTTAACTCCGGGAACAAAAGAAGGAAGCTCAATTCTCAGGAGAAAGCTGCCATTTCTGATGGTGATATACTTGAGCTCATTCCCGGACACCATCTTTTCAAATATGAAGTTTCGGGTGCCACCAAAACTGATAATACACCTTCAGCTGGCACTGGCACCACAAACAAGGAAGCTTCCCACAGCCTTTCGCAGGTTTTCACTACTTTCTTCATGATCATATAAGAATATTGATTTCCATTAACTAGTAATCGATCAGTTTTCTCTTTTTAGGGATGTTGAAATAATTCCTTTTATGTTGAGTGGATTTTCAGGATGGGAACGGGACTTGCAGTCAGGAGCAAGGAAGAAATGCAGCGGCACGCAAGCCTGGTCATTCTCAATCCGGTGAACACAGTAATGCAGAGGCTATTCGCAATTTCCATATCCCTTCTGAAAAAATACCTTCCACTTTTCGACTTTTGCGTGTGCAGCAGCTACCACCTTGGGCAAATACTTCTTGTGTTGCAACAGATGATGTTATTCAGGTAATAAAATAATGAATTGACTACTGCAGGGCAGTGTTGACACTCTCAATCACTGGTTCAAGAGTATTTGTGCATGAAAACACCTATATATTGAACCACAATTACATAATTATAGTTAGCTGGCAAAAAATTTGGAACTACTTATTGATAAATTTCAATGCTTTCCATTGATAGGGGGATATTCTAGTTGCCATCCTTTCCAACTACATGGTAGACCTTGACTGGTTGGTTCCGGGTGAGTTATTTGCGGGacctctttgtgttttccttgccCTTTGTGTTGCCAATTTGCCTTGTTTGCTGTCTGACTTTCATTTGTTCTTGAAACTGCACTCCAAATTTAACACATTGAGAGGTTGGTCCTTTTTTGTCCAGTAATAACTGTATCATCACTTTTCTCCgttgcatgcatatatataattcCATGCCTCTTTATAGTCTATAGCGTGTGTGGCACCAATGATTCAGCTCATGGTATGCTCTGTCTCTTTTATACCTTTTGAAGGAaaactatattattttattttgcatattAAGTTATTAACTTATGATAATCTCTTTATTATGCACCACTATTGGCTGGAGCAGAATTCCAAAATTTGTGAACGCATGAGTACGTTTTGAATGAAGTGGTTTCACGTTAATCTCATTTTTGTAAGTTTCTCGCTTTCTATGTTTTCTCTGTGTAGCATGTCCTGCGCTTTTGAAAGTCCCCCATGTGTTAGTTATTCATGGCGAGAGTGATGGGAGGGTTGATTATTTGAAGGTTTGTCTCAGATCGAAATTATATTACCCATTTGTAAGATGAATCTGTAAGAATGTTTAAATGAGATATTAACTTGGCTCGTCTGTGATTTAGAGAAGTAAACCTACCAACTGGATTCTGCACAAACCACCATTGCCAATTTCATTTGGGACACATCATTCAAAGGCCATGTTTCTTGTATATCCTCATGGGATAAGGGTGATTGTGCATACAGCGAACTTAATATATGTAGATTGGAATAATAAAACCCAAGGTTTGTGGATGCAAGATTTTCCATGGAAAGATCAAAACAGTCTAAGCAAGGGATCTGTATTTGAAAATGACCTGGTTGAATATCTCAGTATGCTGAAGGTACTTATTTATATTATACTGCTATTACTGAAAGATAGTCTCATCTGAAAAATTGTCCTGATCAATTGATGTAGTAGAATTGATACCTttactgaaaaattaaaatttcatagcAATTAAAGAACCACTTGGTTGCTCCATGAAATTACTTGacattttgataaaaattttatttgatcaTATTCTGTTCTACAAAAAATCCACGATGccatttttacttcatattttggaaaaaagagaacaaaaaattctctttgattttgattaatTATTATCATTTACTGTCTTCTAGAAATTTCACTGTAGCCATTGGAGTTTTTCAACTTAGCTTATTTGGAAAACTCGTTGCTTTTCAGACTACTTATATGGCTTATGGAAGTTAAATATTCACTAGCAGAAAACATCGATGTTGTTAATGAATTTGGTATTGTCATGAGTGTTGTTTCTTTGATATCATCCATAATGTGCGTATCGCAATGTATTTGGTGTTGCAGTGGCCAGAATTCTCTGTTAAGCTTCCTTCCCTTGGAAACTTCAGTATATGTCCATCTTTCTTCAAGAAGTTTGATTATAGTGATGCAATGGTTTGTTTTCCAttcatttttcttaaatttatttgATGTAGCTTTAAAGGTTATTACTTAGTACTAATCATCTCATATCATAAAGTTGAATAGATAGTCAAGTACACTGATTTATGTTGGTACATTTTCAGGTTAGGTTAATTGCATCTGTACCTGGATATCATTCTGGTGCTGGCATGAAAAAGTGGGGACATATGAAACTGCGTTCTTTGCTCCAAGAGTGTACTTTTGACGATGATTTTAAAAAATCTCCACTCATTTATCAGGTACTATTAGGGTGTAGGCTgcattaaattctattttctttcactCAATCTAGCATATCTCATTTTGTTAGAGTTTGGAAAACTGCAGTATTAATATTCACATTTCAGAGTTTTCTTGATTTTCTTAACCTTATCTACTGCAGTTCTCCTCCCTTGGTTCTCTAGATGAGAAATGGATGGCTGAGTTGACATCATCAATGTCTGCTGGTTTATCAGAAGATAAAACACCTCTTGGTCTTGGGGAGCCTCAAATAATCTGGCCTACTGTAGAAGATGTCAGATGTTCTTTAGAGGTGCTGTAATTTTAAGGCTGAATCTATATTTTCTGAaatataaattttcttttcatGGTGATTTGAAGGTTTTATTATAGAATGTTTGGTGGAACAGATAAACAGAGAATAATTGAGAAAATATATCTATTCAATGGAATTCTTGGTCAAGTGAATCAAGAGTCCAATTGACTAGGAGTCACATTGATTCTAGAGCGTGTTTTTTCCTCTCCCTTAAACTTCACTCTAAAATCCCAGACAGACTTTCGGAAGCCTAAACAACTGTTTCATCCGATTCCTAACTGCCTAAAACTGTCTAAActattgctttttgtttcttaGAATAATCCGTATCGTTTTCTGTCTAAATCTGTCACCTCAGTAGGGGTATTTGTCATGTGACAagttgatttgatttgaaatataGTCAAATTTTAATGCAGagggctttattttattttcaatttttaatgcgTGGATTTTAAGTTTGTCTCATAATTGAATCTTTAAGTGCTCTTTCCAGACAGCTTCATTGCCTTTTGTTTGTTCTCAGGGCTATGCTGCTGGAAATGCAATTCCAAGTCCTTTTAAAAATGTGGAGAAAGCATTTCTCAAAAAGTATTGGGCAAAATGGAAAGCAGACCATACTGGCCGAAGGTAAATATAATTTATCATACAATGCAATTTACACCTGGGCTAGTTGATATTAacttttcttcttcattaaacTTTAGATCCTAAGCCATAGACAAGATAGGATTAGGAATGAGACACTAGAGGACGAGACGGAGTAACACTTATTGTGTAGAGATAGTGGATTCATGCTTTAAATGGTATGAACATAAGTAGAGAATACCCAAGGAGGTCCCACAATAAGAATAAGATCAACCAGAAGTGGTTCAATAGCTAGTGGTGGTCTGGTGGAGGAGACCTAGAAAAAACTATAGGGCCATGGCTCTTTAATATAAACACCTGACTCATGATCAAACATTATACTGCCATTTAATCCTTGTAACCGACTCAACCTGGTGGAAtgaaatttttgttgtttttgttgtATTAAAGCTCTTGTAGCCTTCTAATTTAATTGAAATGTTTACCTATTGATGTAACTCTCTCAGACTATAATAATTACCTCTGCAACCCTTGTAAAGAAAACCGTGATCAATTATATATGGAAAATTTTGCTTTACCGCTTGTGGCATGATCTGTTTCCTTCTCAATAGAAAG
Coding sequences within it:
- the LOC112801224 gene encoding tyrosyl-DNA phosphodiesterase 1 isoform X2, with the translated sequence MLLPASLMSLSHPKTEVGYLVPLNHNLEENPSVPKLPISHGTNLIGRANIPLPLPDKRLSRNHITLTASSDGSAHLLVEGTNPVVVNSGNKRRKLNSQEKAAISDGDILELIPGHHLFKYEVSGATKTDNTPSAGTGTTNKEASHSLSQDGNGTCSQEQGRNAAARKPGHSQSGEHSNAEAIRNFHIPSEKIPSTFRLLRVQQLPPWANTSCVATDDVIQGDILVAILSNYMVDLDWLVPACPALLKVPHVLVIHGESDGRVDYLKRSKPTNWILHKPPLPISFGTHHSKAMFLVYPHGIRVIVHTANLIYVDWNNKTQGLWMQDFPWKDQNSLSKGSVFENDLVEYLSMLKWPEFSVKLPSLGNFSICPSFFKKFDYSDAMVRLIASVPGYHSGAGMKKWGHMKLRSLLQECTFDDDFKKSPLIYQFSSLGSLDEKWMAELTSSMSAGLSEDKTPLGLGEPQIIWPTVEDVRCSLEGYAAGNAIPSPFKNVEKAFLKKYWAKWKADHTGRSRAMPHIKTFTRYSGQNLA
- the LOC112801224 gene encoding tyrosyl-DNA phosphodiesterase 1 isoform X1, translating into MLLPASLMSLSHPKTEVGYLVPLNHNLEENPSVPKLPISHGTNLIGRANIPLPLPDKRLSRNHITLTASSDGSAHLLVEGTNPVVVNSGNKRRKLNSQEKAAISDGDILELIPGHHLFKYEVSGATKTDNTPSAGTGTTNKEASHSLSQDGNGTCSQEQGRNAAARKPGHSQSGEHSNAEAIRNFHIPSEKIPSTFRLLRVQQLPPWANTSCVATDDVIQGDILVAILSNYMVDLDWLVPACPALLKVPHVLVIHGESDGRVDYLKRSKPTNWILHKPPLPISFGTHHSKAMFLVYPHGIRVIVHTANLIYVDWNNKTQGLWMQDFPWKDQNSLSKGSVFENDLVEYLSMLKWPEFSVKLPSLGNFSICPSFFKKFDYSDAMVRLIASVPGYHSGAGMKKWGHMKLRSLLQECTFDDDFKKSPLIYQFSSLGSLDEKWMAELTSSMSAGLSEDKTPLGLGEPQIIWPTVEDVRCSLEGYAAGNAIPSPFKNVEKAFLKKYWAKWKADHTGRSRAMPHIKTFTRYSGQNLAWFLLTSANLSKAAWGTLQKNNTQFMIRSYELGVLFLPTMLKRGGGGFSCTSNVTQTEDKYEVKKAKLVSLSGLRREQTHSTSQLTIPLPVPYELPPQPYSSQDVPWSWDRRYSKKDVYGQVWPRT